The following is a genomic window from Octopus sinensis unplaced genomic scaffold, ASM634580v1 Contig13292, whole genome shotgun sequence.
tttacattttctttgtattttcttattgCAGTAATCAGCGAAACATCATTCTCATTTTCTGCATTACAGTAAAGTTGCCTTTCTATTCTAGTTAATGTCTTTGCAATATCTTTTCTATCGAGTGGATATATGATTTTTGTCTCTTCGTCGCTAATTTCAGACTCTTGATCCTCTTGTAAACAATTTTCGTTTATATCTTGATCTTCTGTGTTTTCGATATTTAGAAAATCTTCGCTCATTAGAGGATCGAAAATgtcagttctttcaatttcagtctcATAATGTTCAATTAATGTATTTTCGTGATTAGATTCatttaaaatcttaaaacaattttgaatagTTTCAGTAGATACGTCATCCAAGccatattaacaaacaaaattgcatcttttaatgtcaattttttgtatgaattgtatacagaaatattttcagtctCCAGCAAATCAGTTAAGTACTGTAGCTTTCTTCTCATGAAATGAGTCTTGAAGGTTTTTATAATTCCAATATCCATTGGTTGTAGTAATCCAGTAGaatttttaggaaaaaataaaatcttaatacAATCCAAGTTTTGAGGAATAGAATGTGCAGGACAGTGGTCTATTAGcaataaaattttcttctttttaattttaagctGGAGATCAAAGCTAATAATCCAATCAATAAAAATAGATCCAGTCATCCAAGCTTTCTGTGAGCTATAATATGAGACAAGACATCCATAgtcaaaatttttaaaacatctaGGCATTTTTGGTTTTCCAATCATCACAGGTTTCAATTTATGACTTCCGGTCATGTTTGAACAAAGCATAATAGACACACGgtctttaaaatttttgtatcCTTGGAATCGGTTTCTGCATACGC
Proteins encoded in this region:
- the LOC115229629 gene encoding tigger transposable element-derived protein 6-like, translated to MLKLHGEMRTDKVVDINSFREEFKEISKSYKPDLIYNLDETALYYKLIPSKSVCRNRFQGYKNFKDRVSIMLCSNMTGSHKLKPVMIGKPKMPRCFKNFDYGCLVSYYSSQKAWMTGSIFIDWIISFDLQLKIKKKKILLLIDHCPAHSIPQNLDCIKILFFPKNSTGLLQPMDIGIIKTFKTHFMRRKLQYLTDLLETENISILNESNHENTLIEHYETEIERTDIFDPLMSEDFLNIENTEDQDINENCLQEDQESEISDEETKIIYPLDRKDIAKTLTRIERQLYCNAENENDVSLITAIRKYKENNSFVEA